ACGCCTGCGCCGCCACCCCGTGCGCCACCAGCCGCCGGTCGCTCTCCGCGAGCCCGATCACCGGCACCACCGGTACGCCCCAGCGGACCAGCTCCGTCTCCGGGGTGTCGGGCAGCGCGGAGACGTCGAGCGCGGGGACGAGCCCGGCCGGCAGCCGGCCGAGCAGCTCGACGAGGTGACCGTCGACGGTGGAGACACAGAGGACCGGAGCGAGCAGTGGAGCCGTGGCGCTGTCCAGATGACCCAGCGCCTCCAGCTCACCCCGTCGGCTGGCGAGGATGGGGCGGTAGACCGGTTCCGCCACCCGACCCCCGTGGGCGGGCACCATACTTCAATCTACCGGGACATTCGCCCTCGTCACAGGGTTTCGACCGGATCGGTGCCCGGCGCCGCGCACCGATCCGGGGCGACGCGCACACCGGACGTCCACACCGGACACCCGCGACCTTGGCGCGTCCCGGCGTCCGCCGACCCCCGCCTTTCTCGGCGGGGCCGTGGTGGAACAGTCCGGCGCGGCCGGCCGATGGCGGCCGGATGCCCCCATTCTTCGGCCGCGCGCCCGTCGGTGACTGCGTTTTCGCAGCTCAAACGGGGTGCCTGTCGGGCACCTGACAGTTTTCGACTGGTCACCCGAGCCCCGGCCGGCATAGGTTCGGAAGGGAAGCCGCGTCGGTCATCGCTGATCGGCTCCCTGAGTCGCTGCCGGCTCCACGGCCGGTGGAGGAGTGTCATGTCCAGCACCAACCCCCGGCGGAGGCAGGCCACCCAGCCCGTGCCCTGCCAGGACGACGTCACCCGCGCCGACGCCCAACTGGCCACCGACCGGCCCGTCGGCCTGCCCTGGTCGGCCCGCGCGCTCTACGCCGTGGTGAACGCCGACGGCGCCCTGGCCCGGGGGCTCGGCGCCGCCTCGTCGGCCAAGCTCGCCACCGGGATGTACCAGGTGGTCTTCGACCAGGACGTGTCCGCCGCCGCCTACGTGGGGACCCTGGGGCTGTCGGGCGCCGCCGGCGTCGCGGCCTCCGGCGCGATCACCGTCGCCGGGCGTACCGGAATCCCGAACGGGGTGTTCGTCAAGACGTTCGCCGGGGACGGGAGCGCCGCGGACCGCTCGTTCCACCTGGCGGTGCTGGCCTGAAACTTTCCGGGAAGAGCGCACGGCGCCGCACGACCCCTGGGTCGTCGCGTCGCCGCGCTCCGGCCGTCTCCCACCACCGCAGCCATCCGGCGGTACGCCGGCGGGGACCTGGCCCATCCGACGCGGTACGCGCCGGTCTGGGGTGGTCGATGCCCGTTCCGTCGCGGGTCAAACCTGACCGGGGTGAGGAATCGCGCCATCTGCCGGTACCGGCGTGACCGGTGCCCGCGCCGGGTATGAGCGCGCCATGGAGCATTTCACGATCGCGACCGTCGCCCAGAAGAGCCCGGACTTCCGCCGGGTGCTCTGGACCGGCGAGAAGACCCAGTTGGTGATCATGACCATCCCGCCCGGTGGGGAGATCGGCGAGGAGGTCCACGAGGGGATCGACCAGATCCTGACCTTCGTCAGCGGCACCGGCGAGGCCCGGGTCGCCGGGGAGACGAAGGAGGTCGCCCAGGGCGACCTGGTGGTCGTGCCGGCCGGGACGAAGCACAACTTCGTCAACACCGGCCCGAACCCGCTGGTCCTCTACACCGTGTACGGCCCGCCGGAGCACGCCGACCAGGTGGTGCACCGGACCAAGGAGGAGGCCGACGCGGCCGAGGCCGCCGGCGAGGACGAGCCGCCGACGTCCTGACGCGGACGCGGGCCGGCTCGGTGCGGGCCGGCCCGGACAGCGCCTGTACACCTCCGCCGGGTCTGATCCCGCTCCGCCCGGGTACCCGGGCCGGGTGGACCAGCCGGCGATCTCCGACTACGGGTTCCTCTCCGACTGCCGCTCCGGCGCGCTGGTCGGCCGGAACGGCTCGGTCGACTGGTGGTGTCCCGACCGGTTCGACTCGCCGTCGGTCTTCGGCCGGCTGCTCGACCCGGCCGCCGGGCACTGGTGGCTCGGGCCGTTGGGGCCGTCCCGGGTGCAGCGCGCGTACCGGCCGGACACGCTGGTGCTGCGCACGGTGCACCACACCGCCGAGGGCAGCGTGGCGGTCACCGACGCGCTCGCCGCCGAACTGGGCGCGCGCGGCCACGAACTCGGCATGAACTCCCCGGCGGTGCTGCTGCGCGTGGTGGAGGGGCTCAGCGGCCGGGTCCGGTTGGGTCTGGAGTTCGCGCCCCGCCCGGAGTACGGGCTGCTCACCCCGTACCTGCACGAGCAGCCGGACGGTTCGGTGCTGGCCACCGCCGGCCCGACGGCGCTGACCCTGCGCGGCGCCGGGCTGACCCTGCGCGCCGACGGCGACCGGGTGCGCCACGAGTTCGAGGTGGGCCCGGGCGACACCGTCGGCTTCGACCTCGCGTTCTGCCGGGCGTACGGCGCGCCGCCGGCGCGGCTCGACCCGGTGGTCGCGCTCGCCGAGACGGTGCAGGCGTGGGAGGCGTACCGGGAGACGCACGGCTACGACGGCCGGTACGCCCCGCAGGTGCGCCACGGCGCGACGGTGCTCACCGGCCTGACGTACGCCCGCAGCGGCGCGGTCGCCGCCGCGCTGACCACCTCGCTGCCCGAGCGGTGCGGCGGCGACCGGAACTACGACTACCGCTACTCCTGGCTGCGCGACTTCGCGATGACGCTGCGCGCCCTGTGGGTGGCGGCCTGCCCGGACGAGGCGAACCGCCTCTTCGCCTGGGCGGCCCGCTCGGTCGGCCGGATCGGCGACGCCCCGGTGCCGGTGATGTTCGGGCTGGAGGGGGAGCGGGACATCTCCGAGCACGAACTGGACCACCTGCGCGGGTACGCGGGCAGCCGGCCGGTGCGCATCGGCAACGACGCCTGGCGGCA
This genomic interval from Micromonospora coxensis contains the following:
- a CDS encoding cupin domain-containing protein — protein: MEHFTIATVAQKSPDFRRVLWTGEKTQLVIMTIPPGGEIGEEVHEGIDQILTFVSGTGEARVAGETKEVAQGDLVVVPAGTKHNFVNTGPNPLVLYTVYGPPEHADQVVHRTKEEADAAEAAGEDEPPTS
- a CDS encoding glycoside hydrolase family 15 protein, whose protein sequence is MDQPAISDYGFLSDCRSGALVGRNGSVDWWCPDRFDSPSVFGRLLDPAAGHWWLGPLGPSRVQRAYRPDTLVLRTVHHTAEGSVAVTDALAAELGARGHELGMNSPAVLLRVVEGLSGRVRLGLEFAPRPEYGLLTPYLHEQPDGSVLATAGPTALTLRGAGLTLRADGDRVRHEFEVGPGDTVGFDLAFCRAYGAPPARLDPVVALAETVQAWEAYRETHGYDGRYAPQVRHGATVLTGLTYARSGAVAAALTTSLPERCGGDRNYDYRYSWLRDFAMTLRALWVAACPDEANRLFAWAARSVGRIGDAPVPVMFGLEGERDISEHELDHLRGYAGSRPVRIGNDAWRQRQLDVPGEVISAVWRLHDYLGETFDEELREMVVGLAEQVASTWRLPDRGMWETRDTERHYLSSKVLCWTALARAVELAPRLGERADVARWAAIRDEIREAVLREGWNDRIGAYTGAFGSAELDASALLLPMLGFLPATDARMRSTIEVVERELGSDRGLVRRWSTDPAGFVLCSFWLVECLVLAGEPERADRLFQQVLGHANDVGLFAEQADLRTGAQLGNMPQALSHIGLINAAWRLTEPATD